From a single Cupriavidus taiwanensis LMG 19424 genomic region:
- the gsiB gene encoding glutathione ABC transporter substrate-binding protein GsiB, with the protein MSARMVSPRWMAGAFAAGALGMLAAAPAFAAKDAVMAVYSTFTTLDPYDSNDTLSQAASKSFYQGLFGLDKDMKLVNVLADSYEASKDGLTYTIKLKKGIKFHDGTTFDAAAVKANLDRVTNPANKLKRYTLFNRVAKTDVVDANTVKVTLKEPFSPFINVLAHPSAVMISPAALQKYGKDIAFHPVGTGPFEFVEWKQPDHLKGKKFAGYWKTGYPKIDTITWKPVVDNNTRAAIMQTGEADFAFSIPFEQAAVLKNSPKVDLIAAPSIIQRYLTMNTMVKPFNDPKVRQAINYAINKEALAKVAFAGYAVPAEGVVPHGVDYAEKLGPWPYDPAKARALLKEAGYPNGFETTLWSAYNHTTAQKVIQFVQQQLQQVGIKAQVQALEAGQRVEKVESVPKPEDAGVRIYYVGWSSSTGESDWALRPLLASESMPPKLLNTAYYKNDQVDADIAGALRTTDRGEKARLYKDAQERIWKDAPWAFLVTEKVLFARSKRMSGAYVMPDGSFNFDEIDIKQ; encoded by the coding sequence ATGTCTGCACGTATGGTTTCGCCCCGATGGATGGCCGGTGCCTTTGCCGCCGGCGCCCTCGGCATGCTGGCCGCCGCACCGGCCTTCGCGGCCAAGGACGCCGTGATGGCGGTGTATTCGACCTTCACCACGCTCGACCCGTACGACTCGAACGACACGCTGTCGCAAGCCGCGAGCAAGTCGTTCTATCAGGGCCTGTTCGGGCTGGACAAGGACATGAAGCTGGTCAATGTGCTGGCCGACAGCTACGAGGCAAGCAAGGACGGCCTGACCTACACCATCAAGCTGAAGAAGGGCATCAAGTTCCACGACGGCACGACGTTTGATGCCGCCGCCGTCAAGGCCAACCTGGACCGCGTCACCAACCCGGCCAACAAGCTCAAGCGCTACACGCTGTTCAACCGCGTGGCGAAGACCGACGTGGTCGACGCCAATACCGTCAAGGTCACGCTGAAGGAACCGTTCTCGCCGTTCATCAACGTGCTGGCGCATCCGTCGGCGGTGATGATCTCGCCGGCTGCGCTGCAGAAGTACGGCAAGGACATTGCCTTCCATCCGGTCGGCACCGGCCCATTCGAGTTCGTCGAATGGAAGCAGCCTGACCACCTGAAGGGCAAGAAGTTTGCCGGCTACTGGAAGACCGGCTACCCGAAGATCGACACCATCACGTGGAAGCCGGTGGTCGACAACAACACGCGCGCCGCCATCATGCAGACCGGCGAGGCGGACTTTGCCTTCAGTATCCCGTTCGAGCAGGCCGCGGTGCTGAAGAACAGCCCCAAGGTGGACCTGATCGCCGCGCCGTCGATCATCCAGCGCTACCTGACCATGAACACCATGGTCAAGCCGTTCAACGACCCCAAGGTGCGCCAGGCCATCAACTACGCCATCAACAAGGAGGCGCTGGCCAAGGTCGCCTTTGCCGGCTATGCGGTGCCGGCCGAGGGCGTGGTGCCGCACGGCGTGGACTATGCCGAGAAACTGGGCCCGTGGCCGTACGACCCGGCCAAGGCGCGCGCGCTGCTGAAAGAAGCCGGCTACCCCAACGGCTTCGAGACCACGCTGTGGTCGGCCTATAACCACACCACTGCGCAGAAGGTGATCCAGTTTGTGCAGCAGCAACTGCAGCAGGTCGGCATCAAGGCGCAGGTGCAGGCGCTTGAGGCCGGCCAGCGCGTGGAGAAGGTCGAGAGCGTGCCGAAGCCGGAAGACGCCGGCGTGCGCATCTACTACGTGGGCTGGTCGTCGTCGACCGGTGAATCCGACTGGGCGCTGCGTCCGCTGCTGGCCTCGGAGTCGATGCCGCCCAAGCTGCTGAACACCGCCTACTACAAAAACGACCAGGTCGACGCGGACATCGCCGGCGCGCTGCGCACCACCGACCGCGGCGAGAAGGCCCGCCTGTACAAGGACGCGCAGGAACGCATCTGGAAGGATGCGCCGTGGGCCTTCCTGGTAACGGAGAAGGTGCTGTTCGCGCGCAGCAAGCGCATGAGCGGGGCGTATGTGATGCCGGACGGGTCGTTCAATTTTGATGAGATCGATATCAAGCAGTAA